A region of Aquarana catesbeiana isolate 2022-GZ linkage group LG08, ASM4218655v1, whole genome shotgun sequence DNA encodes the following proteins:
- the PLEKHS1 gene encoding pleckstrin homology domain-containing family S member 1 isoform X1, translating into MPGRNWFTMPPKRSSTEIDCTIIKEGCLIKSPPPYLLYKKASWKGRLFKLCKTAVDSYFIRYYAYDGVSMDYKGEILVSDIKSIDLGYNAMDKNMTTITNLFNNSPQNVLCIKTNKRVYYLLDENKENIKNWQKCITDVWVKINQTENVDGPQIKHTVLVAPPPVPPQPRWPREFRPLAVYPVQSRQAAVKFVRSEIYEKQVVLMGEATRPKSYPEDHPRSRSPLLDTQDRQRCHTDPTSRTEIPDCKPLNLLMTEPNLPQERKRSKTCSDAIPARNSLKKDFRRLSLSDKQETTSVDTAYYSDTEIYDVPRPGLNHLSVDYTEEEEDFDFPDENVYMCMEQIPQDFSDSFEDSDTNIGDSTDQTQIPLDAQESLCSEEQNNHCPAKPPRNYRIIKSSRSPILQRSQLKRAYILKMMYEQDSSDYVKMHLTIPTTHLRNYFNIQEVGDRLCVSKWKGPVEIGCVFYHGDHINEINGFRPESRDFFFQMLNLFTRDKVDLVVTRNMKAGVFHLEGCNCQTS; encoded by the exons GTAGAAATTGGTTCACAATGCCGCCAAAACGTTCCAGCACAGAAATTG ATTGCACAATCATTAAAGAAGGATGTCTCATCAAGTCTCCACCTCCATACTTATTATATAAAAAA GCATCATGGAAAGGACGCTTATTTAAGCTCTGCAAAACCGCAGTGGATTCCTACTTCATCCGCTATTATGCCTATGATGGGGTGTcgatggattataaaggggaaatTCTTGTTAGCGA CATAAAATCTATCGATTTGGGATATAATGCAATGGACAAGAATATGACCACCATCACAAATTTGTTCAACAACAGTCCACAGAATGTTCTCTGCATCAAAACTAACAAAAGGGTCTACTACCTGTTGGATGAGAATAA GGAAAACATCAAAAATTGGCAGAAATGTATCACAGATGTCTGGGTCAAAATCAACCAAACAGAAAAT GTGGACGGACCACAAATTAAACATACAGTCCTGGTTGCTCCTCCACCAGTGCCCCCTCAG CCTAGGTGGCCTAGAGAATTCAGACCCTTAGCAGTCTATCCAGTCCAAAGCCGCCAAGCAGCTGTGAAATTTGTACGATCTGAGATATATGAAAAGCAAGTAGTGTTGATG GGTGAAGCTACAAGACCCAAATCCTACCCCGAGGACCATCCCCGCTCTCGCTCACCTCTGCTGGAT ACACAGGATAGACAGCGATGTCACACTGATCCAACTTCAAGGACAGAAATTCCGGACTGCAAGCCTTTAAATCTTTTGATG ACAGAGCCAAACCTACCGCAAGAGCGAAAGAGATCTAAGACATGTAGTGATGCCATACCAGCCAGGAACTCCCTAAAGAAAGATTTTAGAAGATTATCCCTGTCAGATAAG CAGGAGACAACCAGTGTAGATACGGCTTACTACAGCGACACAGAAATCTATGATGTACCAAGGCCTGGG CTTAATCACTTATCGGTGGACTATACTGAGGAGGAAGAAGACTTTGATTTCCCAGATGAGAACGTGTATATGTGCATGGAGCAAAT aCCGCAGGACTTTTCGGACTCTTTTGAGGACTCAGATACAAATATTGGGGACTCCACAGACCAAACGCAGATCCCCCTTGATGCACAGGAGAGCTTGTG TTCAGAGGAGCAGAACAACCACTGTCCAGCAAAACCTCCCCGGAACTACAGAATTATAAAATCAAGCAGGTCCCCAATATTACAGAGAAGTCAGCTGAAGAGAGCTTACATCCTGAAAATGATGTA tgAACAAGATTCTTCGGATTATGTGAAAATGCATCTTACCATCCCAACGACTCACCTAAGGAATTACTTCAATATTCAGGAGGTCGGAGATCGCTTATG TGTGAGTAAGTGGAAGGGTCCTGTAGAAATTGGCTGTGTGTTCTACCATGGTGATCACATCAATGAAATTAATGGATTTCGACCTGAGAGCAGAGATTTCTTTTTTCAGATGCTGAATCTCTTCACAAGAGACAAG GTGGACCTGGTGGTGACTCGTAATATGAAAGCTGGAGTCTTCCACTTAGAGGGTTGCAACTGTCAAACTTCATGA